The genomic interval CTCGAGCCGCTGCGGGCGCTGGCGGACGAGGTCATCGACACGTCGCAGACGCGGGTGCGCGACCTGCGCGAGCGCATGGTCGGGATCGCGCGCGAGCGGCGGCCGCCGCGGGATCTGGCGGTCAGCGTGCTCTCCTTCGGCTTCAAGTACGGCGTGCCCGCCGACGCGGACCTCGTCTTCGACGTGCGCTTCCTGCCGAACCCGTTCTTCGAGGAGGGGCTGCGGCACCTGAGCGGCCTCGACGACCCCGTGCGCCGGTTCGTGCTCGACCGGCCCGAGGCCGGCGCCTTCCTCGGGGCGCTGCTGCCGTTCCTGGCGTTCCTGGTGCCGCTGTACCGGGTCGACGGCCGGGCGTACCTGACGATCGCGTTCGGCTGCACCGGCGGACGGCACCGCTCGCCGGTCATCGCCCGGGAGGCGGCAGACTTCCTCGCCGGGAGGGGCTTCCGCGTCGCCGTGCGCAACCGCGACATCCTGGGAGAGTGAGCGATGCGGGTTTCCCGCGCAGGGGAGGAGTCATGGTCGGAGTGATGCTTGCCACGCACGGGGGCCTCGGCGAGGCCCTGATCGCCGCCATGGAGATGATCGCCGGCGGGCAGCCGCAGGTGGCGGCGCTTTCGCTGCAGGTCGCCGACCGGCTCGAGGACGCCGCCGAGCGCCTGCAGGCGGCCGTCGCCGGAGTCGATGACGGCGACGGCGTCCTCGTCCTGACCGACATGCTCGGCGGGACGCCCTCGAACCTCTGCCTCTCGCTGCTCGGGGGCACCCCCCCGGTCGAGGTGGTCTCGGGCGCGAGCCTGCCGATGCTGCTCAAGGCGGTGCAGGCGCGCCGCGATGCGGGGCTGGCCGAGACGGCGGCGCAGGTCAAGAAGACCGGGCGCGCGGCGATCATCGTGGCGAGCGAGGTCCTCGCC from bacterium carries:
- the rapZ gene encoding RNase adapter RapZ, with the protein product MSGGRRQRAAPAGAGRARGDGPGQGGGPAFLVITGLSGSGKSAAVKALEDQGAYCVDNLPVALLPRMLELARGSKVDLGLVVLGMDIRERHFVRQFPRVFRAARARGIPIRLLFFEASENVLVRRFSETRRVHPLGGELPLIEAIRRERGELEPLRALADEVIDTSQTRVRDLRERMVGIARERRPPRDLAVSVLSFGFKYGVPADADLVFDVRFLPNPFFEEGLRHLSGLDDPVRRFVLDRPEAGAFLGALLPFLAFLVPLYRVDGRAYLTIAFGCTGGRHRSPVIAREAADFLAGRGFRVAVRNRDILGE
- a CDS encoding PTS sugar transporter subunit IIA, producing MVGVMLATHGGLGEALIAAMEMIAGGQPQVAALSLQVADRLEDAAERLQAAVAGVDDGDGVLVLTDMLGGTPSNLCLSLLGGTPPVEVVSGASLPMLLKAVQARRDAGLAETAAQVKKTGRAAIIVASEVLAGPEPRGEGGARP